One Vespula pensylvanica isolate Volc-1 chromosome 14, ASM1446617v1, whole genome shotgun sequence genomic window carries:
- the LOC122634124 gene encoding zinc carboxypeptidase-like, whose amino-acid sequence MYKLLILTLVALATAQKASYENYQVFSVLPSTESQLEILRQIEEHDGFSLWKTPALVNMTVDVMVAPNKLAEFFDLMNALGTSYTKFIDNVQYLIDSEMPKEELASFAGFSFNTYHTIDEIYSYLDSLAEHYSNNVQVIVGGSSYERRQIKGVKLSFGKQKPGIVIEGGIHAREWISPATVLYIIDRLLNSPNSEVRKLAEGHDWYIFPSVNPDGYAYTHTKNRLWRKTRKPYSFFCYGSDPNRNWGYRWNTGGASSNACSETHAGSSAFSEIETKSLSEYLKSISGKFFAYISFHSYSQLLLFPYGHTKAHLENYNDLLAIGKKSINALAKRHGTSYRTGNIAETIYIATGSSVDWVKAVLHKSISYTYELRDTGRYGFLLPASQIIPTGEETMDSLVALFKEAAVRGYPQ is encoded by the exons ATGTATAAGCTCCTTATTCTGACGTTGGTCGCCTTGGCGACAGCCCAAAAAGCATCCTATGAAAATTACCAAGTCTTCAGTGTTCTTCCATCGACGGAATCACAACTAGAAATTCTTCGTCAGATCGAGGAACACGATGGC TTCTCACTTTGGAAAACACCAGCTCTAGTGAACATGACCGTGGATGTCATGGTAGCACCGAACAAGTTAGCAGAATTTTTCGATCTGATGAATGCTCTTGGTACATCCTATACGAAATTCATCGACAACGTTCAATACTTGATCGATTCTGAGATGCCGAAGGAAGAGTTAGCCAGTTTTGCTGGCTTCAGCTTTAATACGTATCAcacgatcgatgaaatttacTCATACTTAGACAGTCTCGCCGAACATTATTCTAACAATGTCCAGGTTATTGTTGGTGGATCAAGTTACGAACGTCGTCAAATCAAAGGAGTGAAATTGAGTTTTGGCAAACAGAAACCTGGCATTGTAATCGAAGGTGGAATTCACGCGAGAGAATGGATATCGCCTGCCACCGTTTTGTACATTATTGATCGTTTATTGAACAGCCCTAATTCGGAAGTTAGAAAACTTGCCGAAGGACACGATTGGTACATCTTCCCGAGCGTCAATCCTGATGGTTATGCTTACACTCATAccaaa AATCGTTTATGGAGAAAAACGCGCAAACCCTACTCGTTCTTCTGCTACGGTTCCGATCCAAACAGAAATTGGGGATATAGATGGAACA cCGGTGGCGCCAGTTCGAATGCTTGCTCAGAGACACACGCCGGAAGTTCTGCATTTTCGGAAATCGAAACAAAGAGTCTGTCCGAATACTTAAAATCGATATCCGGCAAATTCTTCGCGTACATCTCTTTCCACAGTTACTCACAATTGTTGCTCTTCCCTTACGGTCACACGAAGGCTCATCTTGAGAATTACAACGACTTG TTGGCGATCGGTAAAAAGTCGATAAATGCACTTGCTAAAAGACATGGAACTTCTTATCGTACAGGAAACATCGCCGAAACTATAT ACATCGCTACCGGAAGTAGCGTAGATTGGGTCAAAGCAGTACTGCACAAATCAATCTCCTACACCTATGAATTGCGTGATACCGGAAGATACGGTTTTCTACTTCCGGCAAGTCAAATCATTCCCACAGGAGAGGAAACTATGGACTCTTTGGTAGCTTTGTTCAAAGAAGCTGCTGTACGAGGTTATCcgcaatga